The following coding sequences lie in one Lysobacter capsici genomic window:
- the aceK gene encoding bifunctional isocitrate dehydrogenase kinase/phosphatase has product MAIASAPIDAAPGEAEAVAGQIRDAFADYHARFAAITRRAQGRFERSDWQGDRADAVERIELYDRCIAEASDALQARLGERAGDRVLWSAVHAAYAQTVAPLLDGELYKTFFNTLTRRFFKTRGVDPSMEFVALDIEPTDSITHPVARHSYAVSEDRLVETFMRVLDDYPFAVPYAHRTRCAAGIAVRLQEDLQHWGPHPVRAVELLDTVFYRERRAYLIGRVFGERSFSPCVIALVNEDGALKVDAVLTVRSEVVQLFSYSRSYFHADLGTVGDAVVFLRTLLPGKPIDELYTVLGRAKQGKTERYRTFFRQFAAQPGERLIRAEGERGMVMAVFTLPSYPLVFKIIRDHFAYPKEVAREEVEAKYSLVFHHDRVGRLVDAQPFRFLRFPRSRFAPDLLDELLSTCANSISLDGEDLVLHLCYVERRLRPLNLYVREQTPEAARAAVIDYGQAIRDLALSNIFPGDLLLKNFGVSRHGRAIFYDYDELCLVSDCRFRPVPAPRNHEEEMESGAWFYAHGNDVFPEQFPRFLGLSPPLLGALMHAHGDIFKVEWWKQVQDGLASGQHNDVAPYPSQRRLP; this is encoded by the coding sequence ATGGCCATCGCATCCGCCCCCATCGACGCCGCACCCGGCGAAGCCGAAGCCGTCGCCGGACAGATCCGCGACGCCTTCGCCGATTACCACGCGCGTTTCGCCGCGATCACCCGCCGCGCCCAGGGCCGGTTCGAACGCAGCGACTGGCAGGGCGATCGCGCCGACGCGGTCGAGCGCATCGAGCTGTACGACCGTTGCATCGCCGAGGCCAGCGATGCGTTGCAGGCGCGGCTGGGCGAGCGCGCGGGCGACCGGGTGCTGTGGTCGGCGGTGCATGCCGCGTATGCGCAGACCGTCGCGCCGCTGCTCGACGGCGAGTTGTACAAGACCTTCTTCAACACCCTGACGCGGCGGTTCTTCAAGACCCGCGGCGTCGACCCGTCGATGGAATTCGTCGCCCTCGACATCGAGCCGACCGATTCGATCACCCACCCGGTCGCGCGCCACAGCTACGCGGTGTCGGAAGACCGGCTGGTCGAAACCTTCATGCGCGTGCTCGACGACTATCCGTTCGCGGTGCCGTACGCGCATCGCACCCGTTGCGCGGCGGGGATCGCGGTGCGCCTGCAGGAGGATTTGCAGCACTGGGGCCCGCATCCGGTGCGCGCGGTCGAGCTGCTCGACACGGTGTTCTATCGCGAGCGGCGCGCGTACCTGATCGGGCGCGTGTTCGGCGAGCGTTCGTTCTCGCCGTGCGTGATCGCATTGGTCAACGAGGACGGCGCGCTCAAGGTCGACGCGGTGCTGACCGTGCGCAGCGAAGTCGTGCAGTTGTTCAGTTACTCGCGCAGTTATTTCCATGCCGACCTGGGCACGGTCGGCGATGCTGTGGTGTTCCTGCGCACCTTGCTGCCGGGCAAGCCGATCGACGAGTTGTACACCGTGCTCGGCCGCGCCAAGCAGGGCAAGACCGAGCGCTATCGCACCTTCTTCCGCCAGTTCGCGGCGCAGCCGGGCGAGCGGCTGATCCGCGCCGAGGGCGAACGCGGCATGGTCATGGCGGTGTTCACCCTGCCCAGCTATCCGCTGGTGTTCAAGATCATCCGCGACCATTTCGCTTACCCGAAGGAAGTCGCGCGCGAGGAGGTCGAGGCGAAGTATTCGCTGGTGTTCCATCACGATCGCGTCGGCCGGCTGGTCGATGCGCAGCCGTTCCGGTTCCTGCGCTTTCCGCGTTCGCGCTTCGCGCCGGACCTGCTCGACGAATTGCTAAGCACCTGCGCCAACAGCATCAGCCTGGACGGCGAGGATCTGGTCTTGCACCTGTGTTATGTCGAACGCCGGCTGCGGCCGCTCAATCTGTACGTGCGCGAGCAGACGCCCGAGGCCGCGCGCGCGGCGGTGATCGACTACGGCCAGGCGATCCGCGATCTGGCCCTGAGCAACATCTTTCCGGGCGATCTGCTGCTGAAGAATTTCGGCGTGTCGCGGCATGGGCGCGCGATCTTCTACGACTACGACGAACTGTGCCTGGTCAGCGACTGCCGCTTCCGGCCGGTGCCGGCGCCACGCAATCACGAAGAGGAAATGGAATCGGGCGCGTGGTTCTACGCCCACGGCAACGACGTGTTTCCCGAGCAGTTCCCGCGCTTCCTCGGCCTGTCGCCGCCGCTGCTGGGCGCGTTGATGCACGCGCACGGCGACATCTTCAAGGTCGAGTGGTGGAAGCAGGTGCAGGACGGGCTGGCCAGCGGGCAGCACAACGACGTGGCGCCGTATCCATCGCAGCGGCGCTTGCCGTGA